CAGGGAGGTGTGGTGGATGGCCCGGGTGGAGCGGGTTACGGAGACCAAGGCTACCCGTCTTGATGTCGTCTCGGTACTGTCAGGCGTGCTGGTGGCCTTTGCGGCCAGCTTAGTCCTGGCGGTGATCCTGGCTCTTGCCGTGCTCTGGGGCGGGTTAGGTGAGACCGCCACCTCCTGGTCCCTGAGGGTAGGCGCCCTCCTAGCGGTGGCATGCGGTGGTGCCTTCAGCGCTAAGATGGCACAGGGACGAGGGCTTCTTCACGGGGTCT
This DNA window, taken from Bacillota bacterium, encodes the following:
- a CDS encoding TIGR04086 family membrane protein — translated: MARVERVTETKATRLDVVSVLSGVLVAFAASLVLAVILALAVLWGGLGETATSWSLRVGALLAVACGGAFSAKMAQGRGLLHGVLAGLIYSIACVVIASLVPGIPPLSLFRHLGLGVLAGGIGGVVGVNS